Part of the Thermococcus barossii genome is shown below.
GGGACCATGAAGAGGACTTTCGGAGCTCTCGCACTGCTGTTCCTGCTCGGAGTGCTCCTCGTCGTTGCGAGCCCCTCAACAGGGATAAAGTTCGGCCTCGGCGGTGAGGACTGGAAGGCCTACCGCTACACCGACCAGTACTACATAGACCACGGCGTGAAGGAGGTGG
Proteins encoded:
- the mbhE gene encoding hydrogen gas-evolving membrane-bound hydrogenase subunit E, whose translation is MKRTFGALALLFLLGVLLVVASPSTGIKFGLGGEDWKAYRYTDQYYIDHGVKEVGGTNIVTDIVFDYRGYDTLGEATVLFTAIAGAVALLRPWRRDEHEE